In the Sinorhizobium garamanticum genome, one interval contains:
- a CDS encoding IS110 family transposase → MEKISMIGLDLAKRTIQVHAAGADGTVISRRKVSSGKLLQFLTNIEPCTVAMEACAGSHHWGREIAKLGHQVKLIAPVYVKPFVKRQKNDAADAEAICEAALRPAMRFVAVKSAAKQASATVFKVRDLLVRQKTQIINALRGHLAEFGLVAPSRACRHPDCCRRRSTRRIAGEARSPCLALISTLRSLVDKVRELDQEIARRARRDDVAKRLMTIPGVGPVIATALEALAPPAETFTRGRDFSAWMGLTPRQHSTGGKARLGKTSKMGPISLSDRRAAFPDAI, encoded by the coding sequence ATGGAAAAGATTAGCATGATCGGCCTGGATTTGGCGAAGAGAACGATCCAGGTGCATGCAGCCGGAGCTGACGGCACGGTGATTTCGCGCCGAAAGGTGTCGAGTGGCAAACTACTGCAATTCCTGACGAACATCGAACCTTGCACGGTTGCGATGGAAGCTTGCGCTGGCAGCCATCATTGGGGTCGTGAGATTGCGAAGCTTGGGCACCAGGTCAAATTAATCGCACCGGTCTATGTGAAGCCTTTCGTCAAACGGCAGAAGAATGATGCTGCCGACGCGGAGGCGATCTGCGAAGCGGCCCTTCGTCCGGCGATGCGTTTCGTAGCCGTTAAGAGTGCCGCAAAGCAGGCCTCTGCGACGGTGTTCAAAGTTCGTGACTTGCTGGTTCGGCAGAAGACTCAGATCATCAACGCCTTGCGCGGTCACCTGGCCGAGTTCGGATTGGTCGCGCCGTCCCGCGCATGTCGGCACCCTGATTGCTGCCGTCGAAGATCCACGCGGCGCATTGCCGGAGAAGCACGATCGCCATGCCTGGCGTTGATCTCCACGTTGCGCTCACTCGTCGACAAGGTGCGAGAGCTGGATCAGGAGATTGCTCGCAGAGCGCGACGGGACGATGTTGCCAAACGATTGATGACCATACCTGGAGTGGGCCCCGTCATCGCGACGGCTCTTGAGGCGCTTGCTCCGCCAGCAGAGACCTTCACGCGCGGCAGAGATTTCTCCGCCTGGATGGGACTGACGCCGCGCCAGCATTCGACCGGAGGAAAAGCCCGGCTCGGCAAGACCTCAAAGATGGGACCGATATCACTGTCGGATAGGCGAGCGGCGTTCCCTGATGCGATATGA
- a CDS encoding response regulator transcription factor gives MKPLVLICSQDAELYLFLSHILGEDGFTSEPAGGVKEALALTDEREFQAVVLDCGPTSATGSTICVRLKGEPRTARLPVIALIAPGAENQHLDLLKAGIDESFVRPVAPAKLLDFLRAKLALPKRGSNGIENGSWLCCGSLEMKFDAHRVRGNGHNIHLGPIEFNLLRHLLEAPGKVFSRDELISAAWPDNIHIGARTVDVHISRIRKALKSASPGSVIRTVRSAGYSLEKPDD, from the coding sequence ATGAAGCCACTGGTCCTGATTTGTTCGCAAGATGCTGAGCTCTATCTGTTCCTCAGCCACATTCTGGGGGAGGACGGCTTCACGAGCGAGCCGGCAGGCGGCGTGAAGGAGGCACTCGCATTGACCGATGAACGGGAGTTCCAGGCGGTAGTGCTGGATTGCGGGCCAACAAGCGCGACAGGCTCAACAATCTGCGTGCGGCTGAAGGGGGAGCCCCGAACCGCCCGCCTGCCCGTTATTGCCCTGATCGCGCCCGGCGCCGAGAATCAGCACCTCGACCTCTTGAAGGCGGGCATTGACGAGAGCTTTGTGCGGCCGGTCGCGCCGGCCAAGCTGCTTGACTTTCTGCGGGCGAAACTGGCGCTGCCGAAGCGGGGTTCAAACGGGATCGAAAACGGCAGCTGGCTCTGCTGCGGCAGCCTTGAGATGAAGTTCGATGCCCACCGAGTTCGCGGTAATGGCCACAACATCCATCTCGGACCGATCGAGTTCAACCTTCTGCGGCATTTGCTTGAGGCTCCGGGCAAGGTCTTCAGCCGAGACGAACTGATTAGCGCGGCCTGGCCGGACAATATCCATATCGGTGCACGCACCGTCGACGTCCATATCAGCCGGATCAGAAAGGCGTTGAAGTCGGCCTCGCCCGGCAGTGTCATTCGTACCGTCAGGTCGGCTGGCTACTCACTTGAGAAGCCGGACGACTGA
- a CDS encoding class I SAM-dependent methyltransferase, whose product MEVEAIWKLLSLKEGGPVLELGCGYGRITNRLEGKGARVTGLDTSPVLLKNAEADTAERGVNVEYVLGDMRSLPWRDCFDAVFLWYTTFGYFNEADNEKVLHEVARSFRKGRAAANRSTQSLLSDKSPSYAIVRRNDELRMHISNYDALIDRCKSERAIARNGCLTRMRLSVKHYGFSEYVRMLRSAGFETVEACGKAESSSPHGRRLVVVEYK is encoded by the coding sequence TTGGAAGTTGAAGCAATTTGGAAACTACTTTCGCTTAAGGAAGGCGGCCCAGTTCTTGAACTAGGATGCGGCTATGGGCGGATTACCAACCGGCTAGAGGGAAAAGGAGCACGGGTAACGGGGCTGGATACGTCGCCGGTCCTCCTAAAAAACGCCGAAGCAGATACAGCCGAACGCGGGGTAAATGTTGAGTACGTTCTTGGCGATATGCGCTCACTTCCCTGGAGAGATTGCTTTGACGCTGTTTTCCTGTGGTACACAACGTTTGGTTACTTCAATGAAGCGGATAACGAGAAAGTTCTTCATGAAGTCGCCCGTTCTTTCCGAAAAGGGCGGGCGGCTGCTAATCGATCAACTCAATCGCTGCTAAGCGACAAATCGCCTTCGTACGCGATCGTGCGGCGTAACGATGAATTAAGAATGCATATAAGCAACTACGACGCACTAATCGACCGCTGCAAGTCTGAGAGAGCCATAGCCCGAAATGGATGCCTTACACGAATGCGTCTTTCTGTCAAACACTACGGGTTTTCTGAATATGTTCGCATGTTGCGAAGCGCGGGGTTTGAGACTGTTGAAGCCTGTGGGAAGGCGGAGAGTTCAAGTCCCCATGGCCGGCGCCTCGTGGTGGTCGAGTACAAGTAA
- a CDS encoding phosphopantetheine-binding protein gives MAQISGAPALDRQIAAVYRDTLGLDDVASTDSFFDLGGDSLSALSCYSTASSS, from the coding sequence GTGGCTCAGATCTCTGGTGCGCCAGCTTTGGACCGCCAAATTGCGGCGGTCTATCGGGACACTCTAGGCCTGGATGACGTTGCCTCGACCGACAGCTTCTTTGATCTTGGTGGCGATTCGTTGAGCGCCTTAAGTTGTTACTCGACCGCGTCGAGCAGCTAA
- a CDS encoding 3-keto-5-aminohexanoate cleavage protein, giving the protein MPLAMNREVFITCAVTGSSDTAGTTRNVPRSPKEIAAAAIEAAKAGAAVAHIHVRDPETGAPSRRNDLYKEVTDRVRQASTDVVLNITAGMGADVVVGSVEQPLPLAPSTDLCGATERFSHIAECLPEICTLDCGTMNFNVGDFVMTNTPATLRAMAKMTADHGVRPEIEVFDTGHLWFAKQLVEEGLIEDPVLVQLCMGIRWGAPNDLNTFLAMANSVPANWTFSAFSVGRDAIAYPAAAVLVGGNVRVGLEDNLYVSKGQFATNGQLVERAVNVVENMGARVVGPEEVREKLKLTKR; this is encoded by the coding sequence ATGCCGCTCGCTATGAATCGCGAAGTCTTTATAACATGCGCGGTTACCGGTAGCTCCGATACCGCCGGAACGACTCGAAATGTACCCCGCTCGCCAAAAGAGATCGCGGCTGCCGCTATTGAAGCAGCAAAGGCTGGTGCTGCCGTCGCGCACATCCATGTTCGCGATCCCGAAACCGGTGCACCCTCGCGGCGCAACGATCTTTACAAAGAAGTCACCGACCGTGTTCGGCAGGCCAGCACCGACGTTGTGCTGAATATAACGGCCGGGATGGGAGCAGACGTGGTTGTCGGCAGCGTGGAACAACCACTTCCACTTGCCCCATCAACCGACCTTTGCGGCGCCACCGAACGCTTCAGCCATATCGCCGAATGCCTTCCCGAGATCTGCACTCTCGATTGCGGCACCATGAACTTCAACGTCGGCGACTTCGTCATGACCAACACGCCGGCAACACTGCGGGCCATGGCTAAGATGACGGCCGATCATGGTGTTCGGCCCGAAATTGAGGTCTTCGACACTGGGCACCTTTGGTTTGCCAAGCAACTGGTCGAAGAGGGTTTGATCGAGGATCCCGTCCTGGTCCAGCTCTGCATGGGAATTCGCTGGGGAGCGCCCAATGATTTGAATACTTTTTTAGCAATGGCCAACAGCGTTCCTGCGAATTGGACGTTCTCTGCCTTTTCTGTCGGCCGCGATGCAATCGCGTATCCAGCAGCGGCGGTGCTTGTCGGTGGCAATGTCCGTGTTGGCCTCGAAGACAATCTGTACGTGAGCAAGGGCCAGTTTGCTACAAACGGCCAGCTAGTCGAACGGGCTGTGAATGTCGTCGAGAACATGGGAGCGAGAGTGGTTGGACCGGAAGAGGTTCGGGAGAAACTGAAGCTCACGAAGCGGTAA
- a CDS encoding GNAT family N-acetyltransferase: MNLETERLFMRPIRPWDAEALHRLHCDPLVVESTMGGIPPTREMSAARLSLYLHEWETYGYGFWMVYEREDNGDLRFVGRSGLKRFDDNAIEIGCSLLGARCGQGIGPESSKPVIEFAFATKPIDRLVSFIRTTNIRSIRARTRQGFTCLEPVVFDGINYQFLELRRPPQ; this comes from the coding sequence ATGAATCTGGAAACAGAACGTTTATTCATGCGCCCAATACGTCCTTGGGACGCCGAGGCCCTGCATCGCCTGCACTGTGATCCGCTAGTAGTCGAATCGACGATGGGGGGAATTCCGCCAACGCGGGAAATGTCTGCTGCGCGGCTGTCCCTCTATCTTCATGAGTGGGAAACCTACGGTTATGGATTCTGGATGGTTTATGAACGAGAGGACAATGGCGACTTGCGCTTCGTGGGGCGGTCCGGGCTGAAGCGCTTCGATGACAACGCCATTGAAATCGGATGCTCCTTGCTTGGAGCCCGGTGCGGTCAAGGGATTGGGCCGGAAAGCTCTAAGCCAGTGATCGAATTCGCCTTCGCAACCAAACCTATCGATCGGTTGGTCTCTTTCATACGCACGACCAATATACGGTCTATCAGAGCGAGAACCCGACAGGGCTTTACTTGCCTTGAGCCGGTTGTCTTTGATGGAATAAACTATCAGTTCTTGGAATTGCGCCGTCCGCCTCAGTGA
- a CDS encoding transposase, giving the protein MAATNYLKWLDGLSFSERSQQAVLQELVLAESPCRERVARLEKAIEDDLLDWPLAPVVERLQALRGVQLICAATFMAEIGDVRRFANPRQLMAYLGLVPSERSTGDAVRPGRHHQTGNARVRRVLAESAWTYLYPAKLAKGNYFESPT; this is encoded by the coding sequence GTGGCCGCGACGAACTATCTCAAATGGCTGGATGGACTGAGCTTCTCAGAACGCAGTCAGCAAGCTGTCCTGCAGGAGTTGGTCCTCGCAGAGTCGCCGTGCCGGGAAAGAGTAGCACGCCTGGAAAAGGCAATCGAAGACGACCTGCTCGACTGGCCACTCGCGCCGGTAGTCGAACGCTTGCAGGCTCTGCGTGGGGTCCAGCTCATTTGTGCGGCCACCTTCATGGCCGAAATCGGCGATGTACGCCGCTTTGCCAACCCGCGACAACTGATGGCTTATCTCGGACTTGTCCCCTCGGAGCGCTCGACCGGGGACGCCGTGCGACCGGGGCGGCATCATCAGACTGGGAATGCCCGAGTGCGCCGCGTCTTGGCCGAGAGCGCCTGGACTTACCTCTACCCGGCCAAACTGGCGAAAGGAAACTACTTCGAAAGCCCCACATGA
- a CDS encoding MmgE/PrpD family protein, translating into MLLTQDVAHTVASLTYDELPAAVVDKAKLLVLDHVGCMIAGSTSRGARQLTPYLARTDSGGPSTVFGTSLSFHPANAAHANGHSASMLSLDDSYVLFGHPGNSIIPAALAVAEEVDSSGKALIAAIVGGYEMSLRLGTAMRPTEDRNRHVSGLATWQIFGACTAASLLHRFSAEQIADAYGLAPMHAPLPFGAKFYSRPICFLKNNYGWANKGAITAVDLVREGFHANRTIFDGADGFWVMAGSDRFEPQNMLDQWGERYFILETGFKPYGVCRWIHTTIDCLRALQKSHRFGHADIRGIHVETVREFVRDFNGPWPQSTIEAVFHIPYALALELHDKSSATGLREDDLTDEGVKVSAARISLSTLAGADEVFYAERLLPARVSVTLQNGKTLSAQAEIPTGAPGGPAFGQAEVEAKFLMLASPVIGAVNAARLKEALLELERLSVRDALRPCAMT; encoded by the coding sequence ATGTTACTGACACAAGACGTTGCCCATACGGTCGCCAGCCTCACATACGACGAACTGCCGGCAGCGGTAGTTGACAAGGCGAAGCTTCTCGTCCTCGACCATGTCGGCTGCATGATCGCGGGAAGCACGAGCCGCGGCGCGAGACAATTGACGCCCTATCTCGCGCGTACCGACTCCGGTGGTCCCAGCACCGTTTTCGGTACCTCACTAAGCTTTCATCCTGCCAATGCCGCTCATGCCAATGGCCATAGCGCCAGCATGCTTAGTCTGGATGATTCCTACGTCCTTTTCGGGCATCCCGGCAACTCCATTATTCCGGCTGCGCTCGCCGTTGCCGAAGAGGTGGACAGCTCCGGCAAGGCGCTGATCGCCGCGATTGTCGGTGGCTATGAAATGTCGCTGCGCCTTGGCACAGCCATGCGGCCTACCGAAGACCGCAATCGCCACGTCAGCGGTCTTGCGACTTGGCAGATTTTCGGCGCCTGCACGGCAGCAAGCCTGTTGCATCGGTTCAGCGCCGAGCAAATCGCCGATGCTTACGGGCTGGCGCCGATGCATGCTCCGCTTCCCTTTGGGGCCAAATTCTATTCCCGGCCAATATGCTTTTTGAAGAACAATTACGGATGGGCGAACAAGGGGGCCATCACTGCGGTGGACCTTGTACGAGAAGGTTTCCACGCGAACCGCACCATCTTCGATGGTGCCGACGGCTTCTGGGTTATGGCCGGTTCCGACCGCTTTGAACCCCAGAACATGCTTGACCAATGGGGAGAGCGCTACTTCATCCTTGAGACCGGCTTCAAACCTTATGGCGTCTGCCGCTGGATTCACACTACGATCGACTGCCTGCGCGCGCTGCAGAAAAGCCATCGTTTCGGCCATGCTGACATCAGGGGCATTCATGTCGAAACCGTGAGGGAGTTCGTTCGCGACTTTAATGGACCCTGGCCGCAATCCACCATCGAGGCGGTGTTTCATATCCCCTATGCGCTCGCTCTCGAACTGCACGACAAGTCCTCCGCGACCGGCCTCCGCGAAGACGATCTGACTGACGAAGGTGTTAAAGTAAGCGCGGCACGGATCAGCCTTTCGACCCTCGCCGGTGCCGATGAGGTATTTTATGCGGAAAGGCTCCTGCCGGCCCGCGTCAGCGTCACCCTGCAGAATGGCAAAACGCTTTCCGCCCAGGCTGAGATTCCAACCGGCGCCCCTGGCGGGCCCGCTTTTGGACAGGCGGAAGTGGAAGCGAAGTTCCTCATGCTCGCGAGCCCCGTCATAGGCGCTGTCAATGCCGCGCGTCTGAAGGAGGCCCTCCTCGAATTGGAGCGCCTCTCCGTCCGCGACGCACTTAGGCCTTGCGCCATGACGTGA
- a CDS encoding acetate--CoA ligase family protein: protein MNIESQKLSQSIDGLFNPCSVALVGASSTTTKWGFAYARQLLAGASRRRIHLINQRGETILGQQSYTSLRSLPETPELAVICVPAPHVRQAINEALAIGTRYLVCITAGFGEIGEEGRRQQNELRDRIRSAGARLVGPNCVGLYDAAANLECTAFWKLAPGDIGIISQSGSVVVDLGARLPRENLGISRAVSLGNQADLTVEEFVEAFALDPNTRVIVAYVEEFRDGRRMFEAIERARQLGKEVVLVAPRAGEAVRRSVTSHTGSMISNEDVLASLCADLDVVRVRGMGDLFLALRCLSAPVRALGRRVAVIADGGGFATLGTDSVVEEGLEVPAFSPALRAKLTEIMLPGSGASNPIDYVGALDLASFKPVISAIASSGEVDAILLNGAYNDAAGAAPESEAAVATDIRETCQKHGIGLSVATMITTEPAMVAFAADRVPVCDFPAEAARLLALGRIRKAKRQLPKIETTAAYLGETHYISSRDALAAGGIAFTRAIHARDSDEAAIAANKIGYPVVLKALGILHKSDSGAVVLEINDEATLRAKVETLTGQLNPTGFSVEEMIVERDGVELLIGGLRDPAFGPTVVVAAGGTKTEIWRDRVVALAPVSEGAARRMLSSLRIAPLFAGFRGRPPLDLSDVTKAVAAISRFISDHHNVLEAEINPLIVGPTRCIAVDARIVAAR from the coding sequence GTGAACATCGAATCCCAAAAACTTTCGCAGTCGATCGACGGCCTTTTCAACCCCTGTTCCGTCGCGCTGGTCGGCGCGTCGTCGACCACGACCAAATGGGGCTTTGCGTATGCCCGCCAATTGCTCGCGGGTGCCTCGCGGCGTCGCATTCATCTGATAAATCAACGCGGCGAGACAATTCTCGGCCAGCAGTCCTACACGTCCCTGCGCTCGCTTCCCGAGACGCCGGAACTTGCCGTGATCTGCGTACCGGCCCCGCATGTTCGACAGGCGATCAACGAGGCGCTGGCGATCGGAACCCGTTACCTCGTCTGCATCACTGCGGGCTTTGGCGAGATCGGCGAAGAAGGCCGCCGCCAGCAGAACGAACTCCGGGACCGCATTCGGTCAGCCGGTGCGCGTCTGGTAGGCCCGAATTGCGTGGGCCTTTACGACGCTGCCGCCAATCTTGAGTGTACCGCCTTCTGGAAGCTGGCACCTGGCGACATCGGGATCATCTCGCAAAGTGGAAGCGTCGTCGTGGACCTGGGCGCTCGCCTTCCACGGGAAAACCTCGGCATTTCTCGGGCCGTGTCCCTCGGGAACCAGGCCGATCTCACGGTCGAGGAATTCGTCGAAGCCTTTGCGCTCGATCCGAACACGCGCGTCATCGTCGCCTATGTTGAGGAGTTTCGCGATGGCCGCCGCATGTTTGAGGCGATCGAGCGTGCCCGACAATTGGGCAAGGAGGTAGTGCTTGTTGCCCCTCGTGCCGGCGAAGCGGTGAGGCGTAGTGTCACCTCCCACACCGGCTCCATGATCTCTAACGAAGACGTTCTCGCAAGTCTTTGCGCAGACCTAGATGTTGTTCGCGTACGCGGTATGGGCGATCTGTTCCTGGCGCTGCGCTGCTTGAGCGCCCCTGTACGGGCACTTGGTCGGCGCGTTGCCGTGATAGCGGACGGCGGGGGTTTCGCCACGCTTGGAACGGACTCAGTCGTAGAGGAGGGACTTGAGGTTCCGGCCTTTTCGCCAGCACTTCGCGCCAAGCTTACAGAAATAATGCTTCCGGGTTCTGGGGCTAGCAATCCAATCGATTACGTCGGGGCTCTTGATTTGGCCAGCTTCAAGCCGGTTATCAGCGCCATTGCTTCGTCCGGGGAGGTTGATGCGATTCTGCTTAACGGCGCGTACAACGATGCGGCCGGCGCGGCCCCTGAATCAGAAGCCGCCGTCGCGACTGATATCCGCGAGACATGCCAGAAACATGGGATTGGGTTGTCTGTGGCAACCATGATCACAACTGAGCCGGCAATGGTAGCGTTCGCGGCCGACCGGGTGCCCGTTTGCGATTTTCCTGCGGAGGCGGCGCGGCTTCTCGCTCTGGGGCGCATTCGCAAGGCAAAGCGGCAATTACCGAAGATCGAAACGACGGCGGCCTACCTTGGGGAAACCCACTACATTTCAAGTCGGGACGCGCTTGCCGCCGGTGGAATAGCGTTCACGCGCGCTATCCACGCCCGCGACTCGGACGAGGCCGCGATCGCGGCCAACAAGATAGGCTACCCCGTGGTGCTCAAGGCCCTTGGGATCCTGCACAAGAGCGATTCAGGGGCAGTCGTTCTGGAGATCAATGACGAGGCGACGTTGCGGGCGAAGGTCGAAACACTCACCGGTCAGCTCAATCCGACCGGCTTCAGCGTCGAGGAGATGATTGTCGAGCGCGACGGCGTGGAGTTGTTGATCGGGGGTCTCCGCGATCCGGCGTTCGGACCTACTGTCGTGGTCGCCGCTGGCGGCACCAAGACCGAGATCTGGCGCGACCGAGTCGTGGCGCTTGCTCCGGTCAGTGAAGGAGCCGCCCGGCGCATGCTGAGCTCCTTGCGCATTGCACCGCTCTTCGCCGGTTTCCGCGGTCGCCCGCCGCTCGATCTGTCTGACGTGACGAAAGCGGTCGCGGCGATCTCGCGGTTCATATCGGATCACCACAACGTGCTGGAAGCCGAGATCAACCCGCTCATCGTCGGGCCCACTCGCTGCATCGCAGTCGATGCGAGGATTGTAGCCGCTCGATAG